In the Gemmatimonadaceae bacterium genome, one interval contains:
- a CDS encoding acyl-CoA dehydrogenase family protein: MTSAAERETRAAPAPGGRASFGSGLFAGAVHDELLFPYPDPLDVRDPGEAETVRRLVDRLRELRADLIDPAKFDEEETIGDDVVAALADSGFLALTIPREYGGLGLSATAYARVFEAISLADASTAVLVGVHCGLGSKAIVLYGTEEQKRRYLPPLARGEMLAAYALTEPEIGSDAQHIRSSARLATDGSEWILDGHKIWIGNAHKAGVIVTFAQTPVRRKGLTEQRPTAFIIRPDMPGFEIIGTVRKLGVRGSTQAELIYRDMRVPADHVLGSVGRGFSVAVNVLNAGRLTLLAGCTGGAKGALGEMARYAEQREQFGHPLAHFEITQRKMSQLASEIYAADAMFGILASLADRPDAESSLESACAKVFASDLVWRATDELVQVAGGRGYVKPYPYERMLRATRASTGSSRAPTKCCGCSSP, encoded by the coding sequence GTGACGTCCGCGGCTGAGCGTGAGACACGCGCCGCGCCCGCTCCGGGCGGGCGCGCGTCTTTCGGAAGCGGGCTGTTCGCGGGAGCCGTGCACGACGAGCTGCTCTTCCCGTATCCGGACCCGTTGGACGTCCGCGATCCGGGAGAAGCGGAGACCGTCAGGCGTCTAGTCGACAGACTGCGGGAGTTGCGCGCTGATCTCATAGATCCGGCGAAGTTCGACGAGGAAGAGACGATCGGCGATGACGTCGTCGCTGCGCTCGCGGACTCCGGCTTTCTCGCGCTCACGATTCCACGCGAGTACGGTGGCCTCGGCCTTTCCGCCACCGCGTACGCGCGCGTCTTCGAGGCGATCTCGCTCGCCGACGCGTCGACGGCTGTCCTCGTCGGCGTGCACTGCGGACTGGGATCGAAGGCAATCGTTCTCTACGGCACGGAGGAGCAGAAGCGCCGTTATCTCCCCCCGCTCGCGCGGGGAGAGATGCTGGCCGCGTACGCGTTGACCGAGCCCGAGATCGGGTCCGACGCGCAGCACATCCGCTCGAGCGCGCGGCTCGCCACGGACGGCTCCGAGTGGATTCTCGACGGCCACAAGATCTGGATTGGCAACGCGCACAAGGCCGGTGTGATCGTCACCTTCGCGCAGACTCCGGTACGGCGAAAGGGCCTCACCGAGCAACGCCCGACGGCGTTCATCATCCGGCCCGACATGCCGGGCTTCGAGATCATCGGGACCGTCCGCAAGCTGGGAGTACGCGGCTCGACGCAAGCCGAGCTGATATACAGGGACATGCGGGTTCCCGCGGATCACGTGTTGGGCAGCGTCGGCCGGGGCTTCAGCGTCGCGGTGAACGTGCTCAACGCCGGCCGCCTCACTCTGCTCGCCGGCTGCACCGGCGGCGCCAAGGGAGCGCTCGGCGAGATGGCGCGGTACGCCGAGCAGCGCGAGCAGTTCGGCCACCCGCTCGCGCACTTCGAGATCACGCAGCGGAAGATGTCGCAGCTCGCCTCCGAGATTTACGCCGCGGACGCCATGTTCGGTATCCTCGCGTCGCTCGCCGACCGTCCCGACGCCGAGAGCTCGCTGGAGTCGGCGTGCGCGAAGGTGTTCGCCAGCGACCTGGTGTGGCGCGCCACCGACGAGTTGGTGCAGGTCGCGGGCGGCCGCGGCTACGTGAAGCCGTACCCCTACGAGCGGATGCTGCGCGCGACTCGCGCATCAACCGGATCTTCGAGGGCGCCAACGAAGTGCTGCGGCTGTTCATCGCCCTGA